Within Hydra vulgaris chromosome 02, alternate assembly HydraT2T_AEP, the genomic segment aatcattgcTGTGCATCATGATCTATTTTTGGGTTTATATCCTCTTAGATTTATAGCTTCGTTTCCTAAAACACTATCCAGTTCAGGCATCTACATTAGGACCTTTAAGAGAGCACATGTGCATGGCTTTTGAGCGAAAACATCAAGTGGTTATAAATTATCGACATTTTAACTTTAAGAACATTCCATATACAGCATGTAAGGCAATGATTGCAAACACCActgcataaaattttaattcaataagtGTGATTAAAACTGATATCTATTGTGAGGAGGATGAGTTAAAATATATGTCAGGAGCAATACAAAGTGCAAAAATTTatggcattttatataaaattggaTCAGTTATAACTGTTTTTGAAAATGACCAGCTTATTTTCCAtcaaatcactaaaataatatcaaaatctgGAAAGAGACACTTTGAAACGATCAAGTTAAACACTGTACATTTTAACGTTTATTCCACCTGCAGATTGATTGCATTTTCTTCAAGGAATATTGTAGTTCCTGAGAATCTACAGTTTCCATGGTGCACGATTACACTATCAGTTGGTGATGTCATCCTTGTATTTCCACTTGCTATTCCAAATTTATCTTTTACTAGTGTTTCAAATCAGcaaatgcaataaaatttgttgaatttattatctttaagaCTGTTCAAGATCATATTTTAAACcaatctttattaaagtttttaaaaagagtttatatatacactaaaagctaaataataataaatattaggaaatactaaaactctaatttatttattttgtagttATTAGATAATAATGGCTATAAAgcaatataaaatcttttaatagatttagattttaatagattttgatagatttagtttttaaaccacttaTAGAAGTTTAAATGgttgaataaaagtttatatgttttatagtGTTATAGACTAGATGACTTTATTATGATGGATAGTtagatattctttatatataaaaataatacaactaAAATTAGTTGTGCTAAATCTACTAACATGTTGAATAAGATACTAGTATGAATCTAGgattatgaaacattttattgaggAACTCTCtggttttcaactttttaataaacttaacttaaagttttacagtaaaaagttgtattattgaatggtataaacaattttttttcacttatatGTGATATTGCTGTAAAAAATGactattttactattttctaatgttgttattttactttttaatgttgagATTGAAAAGTTCATGCttataaggttttaaaattaggatatttttagatgtttaaagTCAAACTTCCTCAATCGGATGTGGATCTTctgttaacttatttttctaaGCCAATTATAGAATTGCTCAATGGAGCTaataatgtttatgttatgAAAGAACTAAAGAATGCTCTTACTTAATTTTCAGCATTAAAGGTGACTGGCAATGACCCATTTGGTAACAGAGAGTTCTTCTCGCGACTCAAGACTACTTTAAGAAACTTCTATCCTGAGTTCAAGGATGAATGGGTATGTTTTTTACAAGTAATTTTCCACATACTTTTTTCTTGTTGTAACtctttcattttataaaaaaagtattaataataataaaattttttgttattaataataataacaaaaaaaactgatcAACCGAAATTGCTTACTGCTTAAAATAGATTAATGTGTATGTAAATTGCTTAACTCTTAAGACAAAGCCTGAAATTGCTTTTTCACATTGTTTTCTGTCATTCACATTCACCAACTTAACTTGCATTTATTAGTAAACTTGTGTCTGACTTGttggtttataaaataatgcacACATCCAATGTAACAACATTATGTAGTCTTCATAGATTGTTTAGGAATTTTTCATCGATTTTGATTGGTTAATTTGTGAGGTTTCCACTGTGttggtagttttttttgttaagcttGTTTTGAACAAAACAATTGATTATGGAAGTACAATGATTAGATTTGATGAAAAAAGGATAACTGTTTAATAATtgtatttggtttaaaaaaatttgagcacggtactaccagggactatataaactatataaaacgtttatttatttaggtggGACCTCAAAGTGTTTAAGCCCCCGGTTAGTTGATTTCGCCAtactttaaagtattttaatttccgtgtttaattttatttaactatatatatatatatacatatatatataaattatgttagtgtaccCTACAAACAGAGtgctatacatatatatatatatatatatatatatatatatatatatatatatatatatatatatatatatatatatatatatatatatatatatgtatatatatgtatagttaaataaaattaaacacggaaattaaaatactttaaagtaTGGCGAAATCAACTAACCGGGGGCTTAAACACTTTGAGCTCccacctaaataaataaaagttttatatagtttatatagttacatatatttacatattacatatagtTAAATATTACCAGTGGCGGATTAGGACTTTTCGGGGCCCAGGGCTATTTAAAAGTAGGAGGCCCCGTTCCACTAACAACGACAAAAATGAGTAAAACAAAGACTTTCTTGAAAACGCTATCACtggtatttatttatatacaaattttatatttattttattgaattaagcTGAGtgatttttttctgtttttcttcCCCGCAAACTCTGCAACCACATCGCTGAAATCCAAAGTTTCTAATAATTTTGACTCAATAGTTAATCTTGCTATATTACTTAAGCGACTATGGACCATTGTTGATTGGATCATgttcttaaatcttttaagaGTAGAGAATGATCTTTTAGCCTCGCAATTTGTAATGGGAATAATTAGAAACATGCGATATGCTATATAAACATTTggaaatatatcaataatatcgGTTTCAACAATCCAATTTAAAACATGCAGAGGAATCAATGTGTCTcagatttatcttttttatgcgAAAAAAACCCGGAGGCTACAACTTTAATAATGTTACAAATTGTTCTATTTCAAATATGAAACTATCTTCTAAATCATTTGAGTACACTTCTACAATTTTTTTCGCGCTAACTTGCAATTCTATGGTACTAATAGTTAACAGCTTCGATAGAAATCCAAATAACTTATTTACGTGGTtactttttatagttaattGTGTCACAAGTTTGtcaataatgacaaaaaatatattcactCCAAACTTGTTGCATACGCTTAAAGGATCAACTTGGTTTTCTCCGTtgctcaattttttaattacctttCTTTTGTTCTTATCCGAATAGCCTTTTTCAATAAACGagccaagtttttttgattcatTCTCAAATCTCGTAAAGTCGTTTCGTAAGTTTTTTACAAAGTCAATTAGTGAAAGTAACATACTGCTTGCTGTATGCAAATCTAGTtcaactttttgaagaaatttgcTAACTGCATTACACCTCTTAAGTATGTGATGCCAAAGTACAGCCATGAATGCAAACTCTAGCTTAGTGatcttatttaataaacacaAAGCTTCATGACGAGTATCAGATTTTTCTTCTGTACCCTCAGCTTTATGACATAGCGCTGCATGAATACCATCAAAACTTTCTACTAAACTTTTTGAAGCATCTGACCTACATGACCATCGTGTATCTGATAGGCGCTTAAGTGTAGCATgatttcttttcaataaatccCATCTATGTGTTGAAGCTACAAAAAATGAATACAAACTCTGGAGAACGCCAAAATAGTTGATAGAATTGATGCACTCATTGACACTGCACTGCCctactaaatttaaagaatgtCCAGCGCAGGGGATATAAAAAGCTAATTCACTCCGCTCTTTTAAACGCGCTTGTAATCCAGAATATTTACCAGACATATTGCTTGCATTATCGTACGCCTGTCCCCGACAATTGgttatatcaatattatatcTTTCCAGTAGATCTAAAATGTCAATAATCAAAGATTTACCTTCGTGGTTTTTAATttgtagaaaacaaaaaaatcgttCATACACGTGGCCATTTAGATAACAACGAAATATCACAGAAAGTTGATCCAAGTGAGAAATATCAGGAGTCGAATCTACAATAATTCCCcagtattttgctttttttatttcggTAATAATGTGCGTTAAAACCTTTTGAGACGTAATATCAATCAGCTCTTCACAAGTAGTTTTAGACAAATAATTTACCTTTGCCTTTATTTGCAAAAGTGTCAATGTGTTGCTTTAAAACTGGATCAAATTGAGTCAATAGTTCTAACATGCCTAAGTAATTTCCGTTATTTGACAATCCTATAACTTCATTATGGCCTCGAAATGCTAAACCTCTTCCGGCTAAAAAACGAATAACCGCTACTATTCTATTTAAGATTGCAGACCAATAATTAAATTCCCTTTTAATCTGGCTTACCATATATTCATCGACATGAGTAATTTGTTTTATGAATTCTATCTACTTAATTATACATTGAAAATGTTCCTTGCTGTTTTCGTGGCCGAAAATAGTTTGTTTAGCTTTTTTCCAATTGTAAAAGCCACTTTTGACAAATACGTTGTCGTAATCGgttgaaaaaaacttgcaaacatAACAAAATACACATCCAGTGGATTCAGAAGACATAAACCATTTTCGGTCACACTTTTCGCCATTATTcgttactttttcaaaatatttaaccgAATAATATCTGTACTGGTTTTTGAACATCCGCTTCGAAGATTCGAAATTAGagtctttattttgaaaaaaagcatACCCCTTGTTTAAATACTTCATACGTTCATTTTTCTTTAATGGTAATGGCCATAAAGCAGGGTCTTCGCGTAGAATGGTATCTaggaaaaaaaatcatcataaataagcctaataaaaaaataataagtgacaatttatagaataaaaatattaactgcCTAAAAAGTAAATTGTTTGTTTAGCAGATATTAGAGGTGTCATTAAAGATAGTAAAAATTGGAGTACCTGAGTCAAGCTCATTATTATGAATTGTAGATTTAACACTTTCAACTTCTTGAATTTCATTTGAAGGACCTTGGCAGGCTACCTAATTTTCcgtgtttttgttttcatcttttctttcattgtttttattactatcTACAGTTTGTGGAAATTGCATATTAGTTtagtttgatgaaaaaatttgtcattttcGGAAGTTTAGCTACCATTTCCTCTCTCTCTTTCTTCAATCTTCTTTTAGAAGCTCCACTTTCATATTTTCTCAGCATTTTAATTATAACTGTATAACCTGAAAAGTGTTAaactgttctttttttctttttcacgaATTTAGCGCTTCAGCTAGTGAACGGAAACTTTCGGCTTCGGCCGAAATTTCGGACGAAGTTTTGGCCGAAACCGAAGTTTCTgcttcaacaatttttttacttttcctgTTTCGGCCGAAATTTCGGTTCAAACCGCAACCGAAATGAACCGAAgcttttataagattttttttaagttttaatttagagTGGGATCATGACGGTTTCCTAATTGTAATTGTTTgttagtaaattaatttttaattataacaattgttgaaattttaattgaaatcacGTTACATAATAGTTTTAAGTTACTATTCTCAAATCATTCTTAAAATGATTTAACATTTAAGTAAAGCAACCCAAACCAATAGTTTCATCAAAAGTTTCTCAGTGCTAAATTTTACAATGGAAAATAATCGATAAAAAACTGGTTTATGGAATCATTTTACCGTGACAGCTAGTGATTTCAAATACGGAACTTGCAATATCTGCAATTTGAAAATATCTCGTGGATCGCACAATCCAAAACTTTAATCACTAAGCGGACTTTCATCACATCACATTTCATCACATTAAGAAGTCGTTTACTCTAAACAATCTCCTAACTGAAAAAGCAATATTCAATAATCAAGACATTCTTTCAAATGAAAGAAACAGACTTTTGccagaaaacatgaaaaaaaagtattccgCAAAGAAAATACTTCAATTATTACCTTTAATTATTGAAATGTCTTGacatattatagtttttatcaaAGTATGTTTCATGGTGATTgcttaaatatatgtaaaatagttttttttgctttaattcgGTGATCATAAAAGGCTTAGGgattttaaacattctttcTCAAATTTCGGCTGAAATTTCGGTTTCGGTTTCGGCTATGGCTTCACTGAACCGAAATTTCGGTACTTTCGGTTTCGGCTCAAATTTCGGTTTCGGTCGATCACTAGCTTCAGCTATTAAATGCATTTACACAAGAATTCTTTTGTGCGGAAGTACAAAAGAATTGTAGAATTGCAATCGTTAATGCATTTTcaataacaatataattattCAAGTCATTATTAATTTTCCGAAGGAAATTGTTTTTGTAGCAATTTGTACAAATGTTACATTCAATTATTGCTATAATGCCCCTATATTtgtggggcccggggctatagccaCCCTAGCCCCCCCTTGATCCGCCACtccatattacatatatttactgcttataattttgatttgataaaTCTTATTTGTTAACGGT encodes:
- the LOC136076209 gene encoding zinc finger MYM-type protein 1-like, translated to MDIQNRRGQVYDNVAVISGYLTGVQVRVKEINGKEEFVACTNQSQTYIWKCRFNIFVFEFVFDRICLTSTMPNTPLEENVACQGPSNEIQEVESVKSTIHNNELDSDTILREDPALWPLPLKKNERMKYLNKGYAFFQNKDSNFESSKRMFKNQYRYYSVKYFEKVTNNGEKCDRKWFMSSESTGCVFCYVCKFFSTDYDNVFVKSGFYNWKKAKQTIFGHENSKEHFQSGRGLAFRGHNEVIGLSNNGNYLGMLELLTQFDPVLKQHIDTFANKGKDSTPDISHLDQLSVIFRCYLNGHVYERFFCFLQIKNHEGKSLIIDILDLLERYNIDITNCRGQAYDNASNMSGKYSGLQARLKERSELAFYIPCAGHSLNLVGQCSVNECINSINYFGVLQSLYSFFVASTHRWDLLKRNHATLKRLSDTRWSCRSDASKSLVESFDGIHAALCHKAEGTEEKSDTRHEALCLLNKITKLEFAFMAVLWHHILKRCNAVSKFLQKVELDLHTASSMLLSLIDFVKNLRNDFTRFENESKKLGSFIEKGYSDKNKRKVIKKLSNGENQVDPLSVCNKFGVNIFFVIIDKLVTQLTIKSNHVNKLFGFLSKLLTISTIELQVSAKKIVEVYSNDLEDSFIFEIEQFVTLLKL